taaacaaataaaaatatattttagattcttcaaagtagccaccctctgagttgatgacagctttgcacactcttggcattctctcaaccagcttcatgaggtagacacctggaatgcttttccaacagtcttaaaggagttcccacatacgctgagcacttgttggctgttttacCCTTCACTCTGGGGTCCAACTGAACCCAatccatctcaaatgggttgaggttgggtgattgcggaggccaggtcatctgatgcagcactccatcactctccttcatggtcaaatagcccatacacagcctggaggtgtgttttgggtcattgtcctgttgaaaaacaaatgttagtcccactaagtgcaaaccagatgggatgacatatcactgcaggatgctgtggtagccatgctggttaagtgtggcttgaattctaaataaatcacaggccgtgtcaccagcaaagcacccccacaccattacacctcctcctccatgcttcaatgtgggaaccacacatgcggagatcatccattcacctattatgcgtcttacaaagacactgccgttggaaccaaaaatctcaaatttggactcatcagaccaaaggacagatttccactggtctaatgtccattgctcatgtttcttggcccaagaaagtctcttcttcttactggtgttcttttagtagtggtttctttgctgcaattcaaacataaaggcctgattcctacagtctgctctgaacagttaatgttgatgtgtctgttacttgaactctgaaacatttatttggcttgcaatctgaggtgcaggtaATTGCtgatttctgaagctggtaactctaatgagcttatcctctgcagcagaggtaactctgggtcttccattcctgtggcggtcctcatgagagccagtttcatcatagcgcttgatggtttttgcgactgcacttgaagaagctttcaaagttcttaatgttctgtattgactgaccttcatgtcttaaagtattgatggactgtattttctctttgcttatttgagctgttcttgccataatatggacttggtcttttactaagtAGGGCTAtctgtataacacccctaccttgtcacaatacaactgattggctcaaacgaattaaggaaagaaattccacaaatttacttttaacaaggcacacctgttaattgaaaagcattccaggtgactaactcatgagagaatgccaagagtgtgcaaagctgtcaaggcaaagggtggctacttttaatgaatctcaaatataacactctttttggttactacttgattccatatttgttatttcatagttctgatgtcttcactattattatagaatgtggaaaatagtaaaaagaaacaaaaacccttgaataggtaagtgtgtccaaactatgGACTGgatatgttttttgttgttgtaagaaACTTAGTCTTGCTTTAAACTTACTCTTAAAAGTTGTAGCAGTAGAATGTACGAAAttcacaccatcattaagtttgccaatgacacaacagtagtaggcctgatcaatgacgagacagcctatagggaggaggtcagagacttggccatgtggtgccaggacaacaacctctccctcaacgtgatcaagacaaaggtgatgattgtggactacaggaaaaggagtaccaaacacacccccattctcatcgacggggctgtagtggagcaggttgagagcttcaagttccttggtgttcacatcaccaacaaactaacatggtccaagcacaccaagacagtcccgaagagggcatgacaaaacctattaaccctcaggagactgaaaagatttggcacgggtcctcagatcctcaaaaggttctacagctgcaccatcaacagcatcctgactggttgcatcactgcctgactccagccaccctagtcatagactgttctctctgctaccgcaagcaagcggtaccggagcgccaagtctaggtccaagaggcttctaaacagcttctacccccaagccataagactcctgaacatctaatcaaatggctacccagactatttgcattgccccccacttttacgctgctgctactctgtttattatctatgcatagtcactttaataactctacctacatattacctcgactaaccggtgcccctgcacattgactctgtatcggtaccccctgaatatagcctcgctattgttattttactactgctgtttaattatttgttactttttcttatttttaatttAGTTTTGTGttaattttttcttaactgcattgttggttaagggcttgtaagtatttcactgtaacctgttgtatttggcgcatgtgacaaatacaattcgaTTTGAATTGGGTAGGGCATCGTCAGTTgctcttgtcatgttagtcattgcatacctaagagagctatttataacttgtcagaaatgccCAAATgaactagcccatgtcagttaACGTTTTTTCATTTAGgtttttagcccatagatattGTTGTAATTTTTGTTACTCATATCAcacgaatacacattagacatggcaaatgtatagaattgcaagcagattagctttaaaactgcaaaattctctccaccaacaagaggggtgtgaacagtttgtcatGAACTGTGCTTAttcccatagaaatagacgtggggCTTGGGTGTGGCGCGCGGGATGTTCCCCAGTGCTGGAAGTGCCCCCCCCGAGTTGGAAAACATTTGGGAACCCCTGTGCTACAGcaactttatttttttatttttttttaatcgcaTCTTAAAACGTTTTTGGAACTGTTAAAACCTAGCAAGCTAACAAGCACGTTGAAGTTGGTTAAGATGTGCACATAGTCGGTCTAGCCTCATACGAGTCCTCTAATAACCTTATACATGAAAATGGGATGCATACGAGTAATAaaactgtttgtttgtgtgtgtgtaggtaccaGACATCAGACGGTGAGGTGAAGTATGTCCGTGATGCTGAGGAGCTGATCAGGCCTGAGAGAAACACTCTGTTGGTCTCCTTCACTGATCTGGAAGGATTTAACCAGGAACTGGCAACCACCATCCAGGAGGACTTCTACAGGTAGTTATAGTTATATTACCGGAAGACGAGGCGAGACACTATTCCTAAAAAATAAAAGGCGTTTATTACAAATCCATAAAAAAAACGGTGTGGGCCTTCATAAGACCTTCCCCAAACTCTAAAGCCCAGTTCAGATGCAACAGCCGAGAGGAGGCGAGGCAGTTGTAGAACAAAGTTTGCTTGATCTGAGCGGTCTAATTTTAGAATGTTTCATGTCCGCTGCGGAAGTTTCCGATGTTCAACATGTCACATCTTATCGAGACTTGCGACGAGATGGATCCGTTTAGCCAATCGAAAGGTACAGTGCGCTGACGTTCTGTTTTTAGCCAAGCAGCTAGCTATATATCTGGCAAGTCACGAAATAGGCCCTGTTTCTGGTGCATGTAATTAATTATGCTTGTTTGCTACAAGTGGCAATTTAGTTTCAAATTTGTACCGCGTCATTATAAAGAAACACCGTAAACAGTCCCAACCACCCGTCTTTTATCTTAATGCCCCCTCTTTAGTCAGCTGTTCTACAACACACAATTCTAAAACTGGCTCGTTTTATCTCGTCTCGCCTTTTGTCGGCTATTTTGTATCTGATTCGGGCTTAACAGAGCCCTTAGAACAGTCCTAGAACGTTGACTGTTATTGATGATCCAAACGTTACACAGTCCAGCAAACAAACTATCTCTCCTTTTGTTTCTccttctacctctccttctctccagagTATATCCCTTCCTCTGTCGTGCGGTGAGGAACTTTGCTAGGGATCACGGGAATATCCCTGTGAATAAGGAGTTCTATTTGGCCGTCCAGGACCTGCCCACCAGACACAAGTAAGACGCATACCCGACAGAAGTTACAAGTCACACACATAGTGTTCCCGacaggttctgttctgtaagaTGTTTTGCGCGTGATCTAACAGTCCTTGTTTTTGCGTGATAGGATCCGTGAGCTGTCCTCCTTGCGTATTGGCTCTCTGGTGCGCATCAGTGCACAGGTGGTGAGGACACACCCTGTACACCCAGAACTGGTGAGTTGCACACACCGCATACCCTAGTATAGAGCTAGGGAGTAGTGAGGATAGTTAATGACGGCCGCGCTGCAGATATCGTTCCTGAACAAATCTTTAGCTGTGCGACAACTGTCTGATCCTCTCGGTTCTGTCTCCTTCAGGTGAGCGGGACGTTCCTGTGTCTGGACTGCCAGGGGGTGTGTCCGGACGTGCCCCAGCAGTTCAAGTACGCCCCGCCCACCGTCTGCAGGAACCCCGTCTGCAGCAACCGCGCTCGCTTCCACCTCGACACACACCGCTCCAAATTCATCGACTTCCAGAAGGTAGATTGTGTTTGTCTGTactgaggcgtgtgtgtgtgtgtgtgacacttcTGTGTGTCTTACGCTCGCGTCTTAACCTCTGCGTGTAGGTGCGTATCCAGGAGACCCAGGCAGAGCTGCCTAGAGGGTCCATCCCCCGCTCCCTAGAGGTGATTCTGAGGGCTGAGGCCGTAGAGACGGCCCAGGCCGGAGACCGCTGTGACATCACTGGCTCTCTCATAGTGGTGCCCGACGTCTCCCAGCTCAGCACCGcaggtatgtacacacacacacacacacacaccgacagacaCAATCACACCGGCATGACACGTACACGGTTCACGCTGGCATGACCcatttccccatctctctctctctaggtgtgcGAGCGGAGACCAGTTCCCGCgtaggagggagacagggttATGAGAACGAGGGCCTTCGCGGTCTTAAAGCCCTGGGAGTCAGAGAGCTGTCCTACAGGCTGGCCTTCCTCGCCTGCCATGTGGCTCCTACCAACCCCAGGGTACGACACCCTCACTCAAAccttggagacacacacacacacacccctacactacAAACTGGTGGCCATATCACACATGCATGTACGCCGTTTGTTTGAAGGGAGTTGTAATCGTGTGTGTAGTTCGGAGGGAAGGAGCTGCGTGATGAggatcagacagcagagagcatcAAGAGCCAGATGTCAGTTCAGGAGTGGGAGAAGGTGTTTGAGATGAGCCAAGACAAGAACCTCTACCACAACCTCGGCACCAGCCTCTTCCCCACCATACACGGTCAGCACTACACGATCACTACAAACACAGCCTTTGCATGGGGTATTCTGTGTGCGTAATAAAtgtataatatgtgtgtgtaggTAATGACGAGGTGAAGCGTGGCATCCTGCTGATGTTGTTCGGGGGTGTTCCCAAAACCACCATGGAGGGAACATCTCTCAGAGGAGATGTGAACGTCTGCATCGTAGGAGACCCCTCTACCGCCAAGAGCCAGTTCCTCAAGTAAGACTCTTACACCCTGCACACTTACACACTATACACTCCTCTATGTCAAAAATCCCTCCACCCTATAGCCTACACACTTACACAACGACATACTTGCACACTACACCCCTATTCACTTGCACAATGCATGTCTAACCCTCACACAAAACCACCTCCATCTCTATACCCACCAGTGGCGATTTTGGCATGTAAATCTCAAACaaagccacaacactaaacaatacatgaattgcactataaaggCAGATAAGCGGTGCCCACAAATGTTTTAGggactacataaagctgtctcaacagcagagctttctttccaGCACCATGgcgtgaatccttaccaccgctacacctagctatcagtggagccttgtctggcagggaaacagttaattcagcctaatTTACTGCCTTTAGAAAAAACATGGCTGACTATGTCTCCCTGGCGTAATatcatcatttatgcagcagcatataagATGTTTTatgactcaccttgttgtgcgcGGCGGTCCTTCGTTGGCAAATTTTGCCATCAAAAGATTTCCAATTCCGAGTTaggttttgaacagtcatccatcTTCCCAGTCTGACTTCccagttgcaatgcttgcagttagccactgtcacgattccctccaaaccactcattgttgaatttgcaatttccaacttgttgtgtaatgtttatgtcctatggccgatgagcactgatgTTTGAtattttctcttcatatgacgaGGGTTAAAAAGGACTTGCCAGTAGACTTGATTCACGATgacgactgctagctaagattgtgaAAATGAGATGTTGAcacgatcagtccaatcaaagctactggacatgtatttatttatttatttgtttgttgCTAAAAATGTGAGtcccaaaacaggtggggctctgtgCCACCTGTCCTgaatgacgggttgccactgATACCCATGgtgtacttacacacacactgtcccctctctctcaggCATGTGGAGGAGTTCAGTCCCAGGGCTGTGTATACCAGTGGGAAGGCCAGCAGTGCAGCTGGTTTAACAGCAGCCGTGGTTCGAGACGAGGAGTCACACGAGTTCGTCATCGAGGCCGGAGCTCTCATGCTCGCTGAcaacgtgtgtggtgtgtgtttgaatttctgtctgtgttttgtgcttaaagTGGGATGTGCTTCTCTTTGTCGAcagggtgtgtgttgtattgatgaGTTTGACAAGATGGAGACCAGAGACCAAGTGGCCATCCATGAGGCCATGGAGCAACAGACCATCTCCATCACTAAAGCTGGAgtcaaggtcacacacacaccatcacttaAGCTGGAGTCAAGGTACACGCACACTCTGTCCTTCTGACCTTCCTTCCTGTCCTCCAGGCCACTCTGAATGCCCGTACATCCATCCTGGCGGCTGCTAACCCGGTCGGTGGTCGCTACGACCGCAGCAAGAGTCTGAAACAGAACGTCAACCTGTCCGCTCCCATCATGAGCCGCTTCGACCTCTTCTTCATCCTGGTGGACGACTGCAATGAGGtgtgttctatgtgtgtgtgtaagagagaacatttatgtgtgtgtataattactaatggaaatgtgtgtgtgtgtgtaggtgacagACTATGCCATAGCCAGGCGTATCGTGGATCTGCACTCTCGCATTGAGAACTCAGTAGACAGACTCTACTCTCTGGATGAGATAAGAAGATACCTGCTCTTCGCCCGACAGTTCAAACCCAAGgtaagtgctgtgtgtgtgtgtgtgtttcaaggaTTTTCACACTGAGTATATTTACATGCACTCTAATAATTAGATATTAAGCTGATTtatggcattagtcatgtaaacaccttactctgatTATCATATGATGATGTGGccggtgacactttgcttcttgaaagtcaaATATCttaaacttgactgctgacaatTTTGGGACTgcatcaacagtggactaatgaaaagaATACCAAAATACTGTTTTTGTGGCTTTTCCCTTTAAAA
Above is a window of Salmo salar chromosome ssa03, Ssal_v3.1, whole genome shotgun sequence DNA encoding:
- the mc6zb gene encoding Zygotic DNA replication licensing factor mcm6-B (The RefSeq protein has 1 substitution, 1 frameshift compared to this genomic sequence) gives rise to the protein MDLAQTTQENAGQMVKDELAEKCQKLFQAFLEEYQTSDGEVKYVRDAEELIRPERNTLLVSFTDLEGFNQELATTIQEDFYRVYPFLCRAVRNFARDHGNIPVNKEFYLAVQDLPTRHKIRELSSLRIGSLVRISAQVVRTHPVHPELVSGTFLCLDCQGVCPDVPQQFKYAPPTVCRNPVCSNRARFHLDTHRSKFIDFQKVRIQETQAELPRGSIPRSLEVILRAEAVETAQAGDRCDITGSLIVVPDVSQLSTAGVRAETSSRVGGRQGYENEGLRGLKALGVRELSYRLAFLACHVAPTNPRFGGKELRDEDQTAESIKSQMSVQEWEKVFEMSQDKNLYHNLGTSLFPTIHGNDEVKRGILLMLFGGVPKTTMEGTSLRGDVNVCIVGDPSTAKSQFLKHVEEFSPRAVYTSGKASSAAGLTAAVVRDEESHEFVIEAGALMLADNGVCCIDEFDKMETRDQVAIHEAMEQQTISITKAGVKATLNARTSILAAANPVGGRYDRSKSLKQNVNLSAPIMSRFDLFFILVDDCNEVTDYAIARRIVDLHSRIENSVDRLYSLDEIRRYLLFARQFKPKISGESEEFIVEQYKRLRQRDGSGGVAKSAWRITVRQLESMIRLSEGMARMHCCDEVQPKHVKEAFRLLNKSIIRVETPDVNLEQDQEMEEEEEEGENGRDVPNGVNGVNGLVNKHADGMNSHSNGTNSGTNGVNGHADAVSGRSDSGSKPPLRLTFPEYRRISNLLVLHLRRAEEAEEEEELKKSAVINWYLKEMESEIDSEEELINKKSLIEKVLHRLVHYDHILIELSQGGLKGSETEAQEEVLVVNPNYTLED